From Synchiropus splendidus isolate RoL2022-P1 chromosome 10, RoL_Sspl_1.0, whole genome shotgun sequence, the proteins below share one genomic window:
- the tbccd1 gene encoding TBCC domain-containing protein 1 isoform X1: MESDGLCIWPRMEPFLLGALPVAPTSKLSMHYLRKMVVYVRTRDGFPILCWSKWRHMACGKLQLPEELAWLYFEAFDLLVAHTAEEKLERAESFSQCSSKSELDQQRRKMSVDTLQFLLFLYIQQLYWVSLRTSLIGEEWPTHRTRSPSPSERDAKNDSQNKNWDDQAHLSFVLSHLSEILELLVEPGQLSQSGQALRDCQISLEAVRSLDLLLEGPGSQGKAVQPVHRLLTRGPLQAQAGFSSLSRSFSLHKLLTCLQKHLTINPFGMTACRRVGKKLAWAQQVEGALKRAKIARNTHMAPPGSKMVLMSQVFKQTLAKTSDKLIGANVKIHRCSDAFIYLLSPLRSASVDKCRDTTVVLGPVETSVHIHSCQNVRVVCVAGRIVVGTSSRCTLHILTPTRPLLLPGNTDITLAPFHTFYPTLEDHMASVGLAVVPNVWDQPLLLGTEGLVNPDSSCFRLLPPAEFCSQVVPFHMEGDTCEVPGGLPPQYQAALADKQKSIQRWQKTVLAAGLDKEQKSRFQKLVEAKFREWLQETGHRQELDSLIPPSTSQLKTCDGDKAGPESMCGKMDARSSLTC, from the exons ATGGAGTCCGACGGCTTGTGCATATGGCCTCGTATGGAGCCCTTCCTCCTTGGAGCCTTACCG GTGGCGCCGACCTCCAAGCTCAGCATGCACTACCTCCGCAAGATGGTGGTTTATGTGCGAACACGTGACGGCTTCCCCATTCTGTGTTGGTCCAAGTGGCGGCACATGGCGTGTGGGAAGCTGCAGCTGCCAGAAGAGCTGGCCTGGCTGTACTTTGAAGCCTTCGACCTGCTGGTTGCCCACACGGCTGAGGAGAAACTGGAGCGTGCAGAGTCCTTCTCCCAGTGCTCTTCCAAAAGTGAGCTGGACCAGCAACGGAGGAAG ATGTCTGTGGACACGCTGCAGTTCCTACTCTTCCTCTACATCCAGCAGCTCTACTGGGTCTCTCTCAGGACCTCTCTGATTGGGGAAGAGTGGCCCACCCATCGGACCCGGTCCCCGTCCCCCTCGGAGAGAGACGCCAAGAATGACTCACAGAACAAg AACTGGGACGACCAGGCCCACCTGTCGTTTGTGCTGAGTCACCTGTCTGAAATTCTGGAGCTGCTGGTAGAACCGGGTCAGCTGTCTCAGTCTGGACAAGCTCTTCGTGACTGTCAG ATCTCTCTGGAGGCCGTACGGAGTCTGGACCTGCTCCTGGAGGGGCCGGGCTCTCAAGGCAAAGCAGTCCAGCCAGTCCACAGGCTGCTGACCAGAGGTCCGCTCCAAGCTCAGGCGGGTTTCTCCTCACTCAGCCGCTCCTTCTCACTGCACAAGCTGCTCACTTGCCTGCAGAAGCATCTGACCATCAACCCTTTTGGGATGACGGCCTGCAGGCGCGTCGGCAAGAAGCTGGCCTGGGCCCAACAAG TGGAAGGAGCATTGAAGCGGGCCAAGATCGCTCGGAACACTCACATGGCTCCTCCGGGCAGTAAGATGGTTCTGATGTCTCAGGTCTTCAAGCAGACTCTGGCCAAAACCTCCGACAAGCTGATCGGCGCCAACGTCAAGATCCACCGCTGTTCAGACGCCTTCATCTACCTGCTCTCTCCCCTCAG GTCTGCAAGTGTGGACAAATGCAGAGACACCACTGTGGTTCTGGGTCCAGTAGAAACCAGCGTCCACATACACAGCTGCCAGAACGTGCGGGTGGTCTGTGTGGCTGGCCGGATCGTTGTGGGAACCTCCTCACGCTGCACCCTCCACATCCTCACACCGACCCGCCCACTCCTTCTCCCTGGAAACACTGACATCACCCTCGCACCCTTCCACACCTTCTACCCGACCCTGGAGGATCACATGGCCAGTGTGGGTCTGGCAGTGGTGCCCAACGTCTGGGATCAGCCACTGCTTCTGGGCACTGAAGGTCTGGTCAACCCAGACTCCTCATGCTTCCgcctgctgccccctgcagagTTCTGCTCTCAAGTGGTCCCCTTCCACATGGAGGGGGACACGTGTGAGGTCCCAGGGGGGCTGCCACCTCAGTACCAGGCTGCACTGGCCGACAAGCAGAAGAGCATTCAGAGGTGGCAGAAGACTGTGTTGGCAGCGGGTCTGGACAA GGAGCAGAAGAGCAGGTTCCAGAAGCTGGTGGAAGCAAAGTTCCGCGAGTGGCTGCAGGAGACGGGACACAGGCAGGAACTGGACAGTCTGATCCCACCCTCCACGTCACAGCTCAAGACCTGTGACGGGGACAAAGCTGGTCCTGAGTCCATGTGTGGCAAGATGGATGCCCGGTCATCGCTCACCTGCTAA
- the tbccd1 gene encoding TBCC domain-containing protein 1 isoform X2 → MCEHVTASPFCVGPSGGTWRVGSCSCQKSWPGCTLKPSTCWLPTRLRRNWSVQSPSPSALPKMSVDTLQFLLFLYIQQLYWVSLRTSLIGEEWPTHRTRSPSPSERDAKNDSQNKNWDDQAHLSFVLSHLSEILELLVEPGQLSQSGQALRDCQISLEAVRSLDLLLEGPGSQGKAVQPVHRLLTRGPLQAQAGFSSLSRSFSLHKLLTCLQKHLTINPFGMTACRRVGKKLAWAQQVEGALKRAKIARNTHMAPPGSKMVLMSQVFKQTLAKTSDKLIGANVKIHRCSDAFIYLLSPLRSASVDKCRDTTVVLGPVETSVHIHSCQNVRVVCVAGRIVVGTSSRCTLHILTPTRPLLLPGNTDITLAPFHTFYPTLEDHMASVGLAVVPNVWDQPLLLGTEGLVNPDSSCFRLLPPAEFCSQVVPFHMEGDTCEVPGGLPPQYQAALADKQKSIQRWQKTVLAAGLDKEQKSRFQKLVEAKFREWLQETGHRQELDSLIPPSTSQLKTCDGDKAGPESMCGKMDARSSLTC, encoded by the exons ATGTGCGAACACGTGACGGCTTCCCCATTCTGTGTTGGTCCAAGTGGCGGCACATGGCGTGTGGGAAGCTGCAGCTGCCAGAAGAGCTGGCCTGGCTGTACTTTGAAGCCTTCGACCTGCTGGTTGCCCACACGGCTGAGGAGAAACTGGAGCGTGCAGAGTCCTTCTCCCAGTGCTCTTCCAAAA ATGTCTGTGGACACGCTGCAGTTCCTACTCTTCCTCTACATCCAGCAGCTCTACTGGGTCTCTCTCAGGACCTCTCTGATTGGGGAAGAGTGGCCCACCCATCGGACCCGGTCCCCGTCCCCCTCGGAGAGAGACGCCAAGAATGACTCACAGAACAAg AACTGGGACGACCAGGCCCACCTGTCGTTTGTGCTGAGTCACCTGTCTGAAATTCTGGAGCTGCTGGTAGAACCGGGTCAGCTGTCTCAGTCTGGACAAGCTCTTCGTGACTGTCAG ATCTCTCTGGAGGCCGTACGGAGTCTGGACCTGCTCCTGGAGGGGCCGGGCTCTCAAGGCAAAGCAGTCCAGCCAGTCCACAGGCTGCTGACCAGAGGTCCGCTCCAAGCTCAGGCGGGTTTCTCCTCACTCAGCCGCTCCTTCTCACTGCACAAGCTGCTCACTTGCCTGCAGAAGCATCTGACCATCAACCCTTTTGGGATGACGGCCTGCAGGCGCGTCGGCAAGAAGCTGGCCTGGGCCCAACAAG TGGAAGGAGCATTGAAGCGGGCCAAGATCGCTCGGAACACTCACATGGCTCCTCCGGGCAGTAAGATGGTTCTGATGTCTCAGGTCTTCAAGCAGACTCTGGCCAAAACCTCCGACAAGCTGATCGGCGCCAACGTCAAGATCCACCGCTGTTCAGACGCCTTCATCTACCTGCTCTCTCCCCTCAG GTCTGCAAGTGTGGACAAATGCAGAGACACCACTGTGGTTCTGGGTCCAGTAGAAACCAGCGTCCACATACACAGCTGCCAGAACGTGCGGGTGGTCTGTGTGGCTGGCCGGATCGTTGTGGGAACCTCCTCACGCTGCACCCTCCACATCCTCACACCGACCCGCCCACTCCTTCTCCCTGGAAACACTGACATCACCCTCGCACCCTTCCACACCTTCTACCCGACCCTGGAGGATCACATGGCCAGTGTGGGTCTGGCAGTGGTGCCCAACGTCTGGGATCAGCCACTGCTTCTGGGCACTGAAGGTCTGGTCAACCCAGACTCCTCATGCTTCCgcctgctgccccctgcagagTTCTGCTCTCAAGTGGTCCCCTTCCACATGGAGGGGGACACGTGTGAGGTCCCAGGGGGGCTGCCACCTCAGTACCAGGCTGCACTGGCCGACAAGCAGAAGAGCATTCAGAGGTGGCAGAAGACTGTGTTGGCAGCGGGTCTGGACAA GGAGCAGAAGAGCAGGTTCCAGAAGCTGGTGGAAGCAAAGTTCCGCGAGTGGCTGCAGGAGACGGGACACAGGCAGGAACTGGACAGTCTGATCCCACCCTCCACGTCACAGCTCAAGACCTGTGACGGGGACAAAGCTGGTCCTGAGTCCATGTGTGGCAAGATGGATGCCCGGTCATCGCTCACCTGCTAA
- the tbccd1 gene encoding TBCC domain-containing protein 1 isoform X3 yields the protein MACGKLQLPEELAWLYFEAFDLLVAHTAEEKLERAESFSQCSSKSELDQQRRKMSVDTLQFLLFLYIQQLYWVSLRTSLIGEEWPTHRTRSPSPSERDAKNDSQNKNWDDQAHLSFVLSHLSEILELLVEPGQLSQSGQALRDCQISLEAVRSLDLLLEGPGSQGKAVQPVHRLLTRGPLQAQAGFSSLSRSFSLHKLLTCLQKHLTINPFGMTACRRVGKKLAWAQQVEGALKRAKIARNTHMAPPGSKMVLMSQVFKQTLAKTSDKLIGANVKIHRCSDAFIYLLSPLRSASVDKCRDTTVVLGPVETSVHIHSCQNVRVVCVAGRIVVGTSSRCTLHILTPTRPLLLPGNTDITLAPFHTFYPTLEDHMASVGLAVVPNVWDQPLLLGTEGLVNPDSSCFRLLPPAEFCSQVVPFHMEGDTCEVPGGLPPQYQAALADKQKSIQRWQKTVLAAGLDKEQKSRFQKLVEAKFREWLQETGHRQELDSLIPPSTSQLKTCDGDKAGPESMCGKMDARSSLTC from the exons ATGGCGTGTGGGAAGCTGCAGCTGCCAGAAGAGCTGGCCTGGCTGTACTTTGAAGCCTTCGACCTGCTGGTTGCCCACACGGCTGAGGAGAAACTGGAGCGTGCAGAGTCCTTCTCCCAGTGCTCTTCCAAAAGTGAGCTGGACCAGCAACGGAGGAAG ATGTCTGTGGACACGCTGCAGTTCCTACTCTTCCTCTACATCCAGCAGCTCTACTGGGTCTCTCTCAGGACCTCTCTGATTGGGGAAGAGTGGCCCACCCATCGGACCCGGTCCCCGTCCCCCTCGGAGAGAGACGCCAAGAATGACTCACAGAACAAg AACTGGGACGACCAGGCCCACCTGTCGTTTGTGCTGAGTCACCTGTCTGAAATTCTGGAGCTGCTGGTAGAACCGGGTCAGCTGTCTCAGTCTGGACAAGCTCTTCGTGACTGTCAG ATCTCTCTGGAGGCCGTACGGAGTCTGGACCTGCTCCTGGAGGGGCCGGGCTCTCAAGGCAAAGCAGTCCAGCCAGTCCACAGGCTGCTGACCAGAGGTCCGCTCCAAGCTCAGGCGGGTTTCTCCTCACTCAGCCGCTCCTTCTCACTGCACAAGCTGCTCACTTGCCTGCAGAAGCATCTGACCATCAACCCTTTTGGGATGACGGCCTGCAGGCGCGTCGGCAAGAAGCTGGCCTGGGCCCAACAAG TGGAAGGAGCATTGAAGCGGGCCAAGATCGCTCGGAACACTCACATGGCTCCTCCGGGCAGTAAGATGGTTCTGATGTCTCAGGTCTTCAAGCAGACTCTGGCCAAAACCTCCGACAAGCTGATCGGCGCCAACGTCAAGATCCACCGCTGTTCAGACGCCTTCATCTACCTGCTCTCTCCCCTCAG GTCTGCAAGTGTGGACAAATGCAGAGACACCACTGTGGTTCTGGGTCCAGTAGAAACCAGCGTCCACATACACAGCTGCCAGAACGTGCGGGTGGTCTGTGTGGCTGGCCGGATCGTTGTGGGAACCTCCTCACGCTGCACCCTCCACATCCTCACACCGACCCGCCCACTCCTTCTCCCTGGAAACACTGACATCACCCTCGCACCCTTCCACACCTTCTACCCGACCCTGGAGGATCACATGGCCAGTGTGGGTCTGGCAGTGGTGCCCAACGTCTGGGATCAGCCACTGCTTCTGGGCACTGAAGGTCTGGTCAACCCAGACTCCTCATGCTTCCgcctgctgccccctgcagagTTCTGCTCTCAAGTGGTCCCCTTCCACATGGAGGGGGACACGTGTGAGGTCCCAGGGGGGCTGCCACCTCAGTACCAGGCTGCACTGGCCGACAAGCAGAAGAGCATTCAGAGGTGGCAGAAGACTGTGTTGGCAGCGGGTCTGGACAA GGAGCAGAAGAGCAGGTTCCAGAAGCTGGTGGAAGCAAAGTTCCGCGAGTGGCTGCAGGAGACGGGACACAGGCAGGAACTGGACAGTCTGATCCCACCCTCCACGTCACAGCTCAAGACCTGTGACGGGGACAAAGCTGGTCCTGAGTCCATGTGTGGCAAGATGGATGCCCGGTCATCGCTCACCTGCTAA